A single window of Methylomarinum sp. Ch1-1 DNA harbors:
- a CDS encoding transposase yields MLDIPGIGPLTAILATADVGDGKGYDSSRDYAASLGVVPRQHSSGDKQVLLGISKRGNRQLRTSLIHGARAVLKYCGDKSDPLSLWLKGLIERRGFNKAAVALANKNARIIWALATRGGDYVPQMA; encoded by the coding sequence TTGCTTGACATACCGGGTATCGGTCCTTTGACCGCCATTTTGGCCACGGCTGACGTCGGCGATGGCAAGGGTTATGATTCGAGCCGAGATTACGCGGCCAGCTTGGGCGTGGTGCCAAGGCAGCACAGCAGCGGCGATAAGCAGGTATTACTGGGCATCAGTAAACGCGGCAACCGCCAATTGCGCACATCCTTGATTCACGGGGCAAGAGCGGTGCTGAAATACTGCGGTGACAAGAGCGACCCCTTGAGCCTGTGGCTCAAAGGCTTGATTGAACGGCGAGGCTTCAACAAAGCGGCCGTGGCTTTGGCCAACAAGAACGCCCGGATCATTTGGGCGCTGGCAACGCGTGGCGGCGATTACGTGCCACAAATGGCCTAA
- a CDS encoding Na+/H+ antiporter NhaA — protein MKIGAFEFTRSLREWINDALMTLFFFLVALYEFGRTHGRWGRMRRRLAIESP, from the coding sequence ATTAAGATCGGTGCGTTCGAATTCACCCGTTCGCTGCGCGAATGGATCAACGACGCCTTAATGACTTTGTTCTTTTTTCTGGTCGCCCTATATGAATTTGGTCGGACACACGGTCGGTGGGGGCGCATGCGTCGCCGCTTAGCCATTGAGAGCCCGTAG
- a CDS encoding HAD family hydrolase, with product MIELLRTLKAKYGLKIVVVSNEARELNAYRIQQFKLSDWVDAFISSCFVHLRKPDEVIFQLALDIVQQPARQVVFIDNTPMFVRIAEELGMNGIHHTDYTFTCAQLAAFGLSTSAMALTPRDSGTQSSLN from the coding sequence ATGATCGAATTGCTTCGCACACTCAAGGCAAAGTACGGTTTGAAGATCGTTGTCGTCAGCAACGAGGCGCGGGAACTCAATGCCTATCGTATCCAACAGTTCAAGCTTAGTGACTGGGTTGATGCGTTTATCTCGTCTTGTTTTGTGCATTTGCGTAAGCCCGATGAGGTCATTTTTCAGCTGGCGCTAGACATCGTCCAGCAGCCTGCTCGGCAAGTAGTCTTTATAGACAACACGCCGATGTTTGTCCGGATCGCGGAAGAGTTGGGCATGAACGGCATTCATCACACCGATTACACCTTTACCTGCGCGCAATTGGCTGCCTTCGGCTTGAGCACCTCAGCCATGGCGCTAACTCCGCGTGACAGCGGTACGCAATCGTCCCTCAATTAG
- a CDS encoding DUF389 domain-containing protein, with amino-acid sequence MALRLIEMVLPESDGEEVLELLKEHKLLEHRQIRLSDEEVLVRILLEAEQSETVLDLLEKRYADAEGNRVVILAVEATLPRPEPESAATPEQPSTEEKQPERISREELFEDIKNGASCSRVYLTMVVLSTIVAAVGLYHNSVTIIIGAMVIAPHLGPNVALALATTLGDLTLARDAFKTNLRSNSQFEHFCCV; translated from the coding sequence ATGGCGCTACGTTTAATTGAGATGGTATTACCGGAGTCGGACGGCGAGGAAGTTCTGGAGCTACTTAAGGAGCACAAGCTGCTCGAACACCGGCAGATCCGCTTATCTGACGAGGAAGTGCTGGTACGGATTTTGTTGGAAGCGGAACAAAGCGAAACGGTACTGGATTTGTTGGAGAAACGCTACGCCGATGCGGAGGGCAACCGGGTAGTGATTCTGGCTGTCGAAGCGACATTGCCGCGCCCCGAGCCTGAGTCGGCAGCCACGCCAGAACAACCGTCGACCGAGGAAAAACAGCCTGAACGGATCAGCCGGGAGGAGTTATTTGAGGACATCAAAAACGGCGCGTCGTGTTCACGGGTCTATCTCACGATGGTGGTATTGTCCACCATCGTGGCCGCCGTTGGTCTATACCACAACAGCGTTACGATCATCATCGGAGCCATGGTAATTGCGCCGCATCTAGGACCGAACGTGGCGCTGGCGCTGGCGACGACGCTGGGCGATTTGACACTGGCCCGGGACGCGTTCAAGACGAACCTGCGCAGCAATTCCCAGTTTGAGCATTTTTGCTGTGTTTAG
- a CDS encoding IS110 family transposase encodes MNLNVVGLDIAKLVFHMFMMQDGKAKKKKLKRSELLAFVAQMPVSVIAMEACGGAHHWARAFQALGHEVVLLNTRFVKAFVVGNKNDYNDAEAIYTAACQPNKRSVAIKGIEQQDLAMLQGVRRGKVDERTALVNQMRGYLAERGIVLPRSVNQFRKQLPSILEDGENDLSTLSRKLFAEQYQALKALDEAIRALDRKLRQYAKTMP; translated from the coding sequence ATGAATCTTAACGTAGTGGGTTTAGATATTGCAAAACTAGTGTTTCATATGTTCATGATGCAAGACGGCAAAGCAAAGAAAAAGAAATTGAAACGGTCGGAACTGTTGGCCTTTGTGGCTCAGATGCCGGTGAGCGTGATCGCGATGGAAGCCTGCGGCGGCGCTCATCATTGGGCCCGGGCATTTCAGGCCCTGGGCCACGAAGTAGTGCTGTTGAATACTCGCTTCGTGAAGGCATTCGTGGTTGGCAATAAAAACGATTACAACGACGCCGAGGCGATTTACACGGCGGCCTGCCAGCCGAACAAACGCAGCGTGGCGATCAAAGGCATTGAGCAGCAAGACTTAGCCATGCTGCAAGGTGTCCGGCGAGGTAAGGTGGACGAACGCACGGCCTTGGTCAATCAAATGCGCGGTTATCTGGCTGAACGAGGCATCGTGCTGCCGCGTAGCGTGAATCAGTTCAGAAAACAACTGCCCAGTATTCTGGAGGACGGGGAAAATGACCTCAGCACGCTGAGCCGGAAGCTGTTTGCCGAGCAGTATCAAGCGCTGAAAGCCTTGGACGAAGCGATCCGGGCTCTGGACCGGAAATTACGGCAGTATGCCAAAACAATGCCTTAG
- a CDS encoding phosphoketolase family protein: MKTATLAPEQLSTIDAYWRAANYLSVGQIYLFDNPLLKRPLTLADVKHMLLGHWGTTPGQNFIYAHLNRVIKKYDLDMIYVSGPGHGGPAVVANTYLEGTYSEIYPHISQDEAGLQKLFLQFSFPGGIPSHASPECPGSIHEGGELGYSLSHSFGAVFDNPDLIVACVVGDGEAETGPLATAWHSNKFLNPVNDGVVLPILHLNGYKISNPTLLARISREELEQFLRGCGWMPYFVEGFEPEAMHQAMAATLDTVVEQIKHIHHDARVNGNLTRPRWPMIVLVSPKGWTGPKKVDGVQVEGTFHAHQVPLHPNAKPEHLKLLEDWLKSYRPEELFDERGRLKPEIAELAPKSARRMGANPHANGGKLLRDLLMPDFRDYAQNVRQPGILGIGDVHVLGPFLRDVAKLNSEQANFRVFGPDETLSNGLEALFEVTKRQWDAATVPNDEFLAPSGRVLDSMLSEHQCEGWLEGYLLTGRHGVFNCYEAFIHIIDSMFNQHAKWLKVTSQLPWRRKIASLNYLLASHVWRQDHNGFTHQDPGFIDHVVNKKAEVVRVYLPPDANCLLSVMDHCLRSRHYVNVVIAGKHPAPQWLTMAAAVKHCAAGIGIWHWAGNDFDGAPDVVMACCGDVPTLETLAAVSILRQYLPDLKIRVVNVVDLMKLQPQSEHPHGLSDTDFDALFTTDKPVIFAFHAYPWLVHRLTYRRTNHHNIHVRGYKEEGTITTPFDMTVLNDLDRFHLAMDAVNRLPQTGNEGISLKQLLQNKLLEHRQYINQYGQDLPEIRNWQWKE; the protein is encoded by the coding sequence ATGAAAACCGCCACACTTGCCCCCGAACAGCTCTCCACGATAGATGCTTACTGGCGTGCTGCCAACTATCTGTCGGTCGGCCAAATCTATCTGTTCGATAATCCGCTATTGAAGCGGCCGCTGACGCTGGCGGATGTCAAACATATGCTGCTGGGCCATTGGGGCACGACTCCCGGCCAGAATTTTATTTATGCGCATTTGAACAGGGTCATCAAAAAATATGACCTCGACATGATTTACGTGTCCGGCCCCGGCCACGGCGGCCCGGCCGTGGTAGCCAATACTTATCTTGAAGGCACCTACAGCGAGATTTATCCTCACATCAGTCAGGACGAAGCAGGACTACAGAAGCTATTTCTACAGTTTTCGTTTCCCGGTGGCATACCCAGCCATGCCTCGCCGGAATGTCCCGGATCGATCCACGAGGGTGGTGAACTGGGCTATTCGCTCAGCCATTCCTTCGGTGCGGTGTTCGACAATCCCGATCTGATTGTCGCCTGCGTGGTGGGCGATGGCGAGGCGGAAACGGGGCCACTGGCCACAGCTTGGCATTCCAACAAATTTCTCAATCCGGTCAACGATGGTGTAGTGCTGCCTATTCTGCATCTCAACGGCTATAAAATCTCCAACCCAACGCTGCTGGCCCGTATTTCTCGAGAGGAATTGGAACAGTTTCTGCGCGGTTGCGGCTGGATGCCATACTTTGTCGAGGGATTCGAACCTGAAGCCATGCATCAAGCCATGGCCGCAACCCTCGACACGGTGGTGGAGCAGATCAAGCATATCCACCACGACGCCCGAGTCAACGGCAATCTGACGCGGCCACGCTGGCCGATGATCGTGCTGGTGTCACCTAAAGGCTGGACGGGACCGAAGAAGGTTGATGGTGTGCAGGTCGAAGGCACCTTCCACGCCCACCAGGTGCCGCTGCATCCGAATGCCAAACCTGAACATCTAAAACTGTTGGAGGACTGGCTTAAAAGCTACCGGCCCGAAGAACTGTTCGATGAACGGGGCCGCCTGAAACCGGAAATCGCCGAACTGGCGCCCAAGAGCGCACGCCGCATGGGCGCGAATCCGCACGCCAATGGCGGCAAATTGCTGCGCGATCTGCTGATGCCGGATTTTCGAGACTATGCGCAGAATGTCAGGCAGCCGGGAATTCTTGGCATTGGCGATGTGCATGTGCTCGGGCCTTTCCTGCGCGACGTGGCAAAGCTGAACAGCGAGCAAGCCAACTTTCGGGTGTTCGGTCCTGACGAGACACTGTCCAACGGTCTGGAAGCGCTGTTTGAGGTAACCAAACGCCAATGGGATGCCGCGACAGTGCCGAACGACGAATTTCTTGCACCCAGCGGACGCGTGTTGGACTCAATGCTCAGCGAGCATCAATGCGAAGGTTGGCTGGAGGGCTATTTGCTGACCGGGCGGCATGGGGTGTTCAATTGTTATGAGGCCTTCATTCATATCATCGATTCGATGTTCAACCAGCACGCCAAATGGCTGAAGGTGACTTCGCAACTGCCCTGGCGACGGAAGATCGCCTCGCTGAACTATCTGCTGGCCTCGCACGTTTGGCGGCAGGATCACAATGGCTTTACTCATCAAGATCCCGGTTTCATCGACCATGTCGTCAACAAAAAGGCTGAGGTCGTTCGGGTCTACCTGCCGCCGGATGCGAATTGTCTATTGTCGGTCATGGATCATTGTCTGCGCAGCCGCCATTACGTCAACGTGGTCATCGCGGGCAAACACCCGGCACCGCAATGGCTGACGATGGCTGCCGCCGTCAAGCACTGCGCCGCAGGTATCGGCATCTGGCATTGGGCCGGTAACGACTTTGACGGTGCGCCGGATGTGGTCATGGCTTGCTGCGGCGACGTGCCAACGCTGGAGACACTCGCCGCCGTTTCCATCCTGCGCCAGTATCTGCCGGATCTGAAAATCCGGGTGGTCAACGTCGTCGACCTGATGAAGCTGCAACCCCAAAGCGAACACCCGCACGGTTTAAGCGACACGGATTTCGATGCATTGTTTACCACCGATAAACCGGTCATCTTCGCCTTCCATGCCTACCCGTGGCTGGTTCACCGGCTGACCTATCGACGCACTAATCACCACAACATTCACGTGCGTGGCTACAAGGAAGAAGGCACTATCACCACGCCCTTCGACATGACGGTGCTGAACGATCTGGATCGCTTCCATTTGGCGATGGATGCCGTCAACCGCCTGCCGCAGACCGGCAACGAGGGTATCAGCCTGAAGCAGCTTTTGCAGAATAAACTGTTAGAACACCGACAGTACATCAATCAATATGGCCAGGACCTGCCGGAAATCCGCAACTGGCAGTGGAAGGAGTAA
- a CDS encoding STAS/SEC14 domain-containing protein: MPIQLIEENGGKLLVVHVSGKLVKADYEHFVPEFERLVSQHGKLRLLFDMTDFHGWEASAAWEDFKFGIEHFADIDRLAMVGDRQWQHCMAIFCKPFTKAMVRYFEQADAAEAQKWLNDA; encoded by the coding sequence ATGCCTATACAGCTCATCGAAGAAAACGGCGGCAAGCTGCTGGTCGTACACGTCAGCGGCAAGCTGGTAAAAGCGGATTACGAACATTTTGTGCCGGAGTTCGAGCGGCTCGTCTCGCAACACGGGAAGTTGCGGCTACTGTTCGATATGACCGATTTCCACGGCTGGGAAGCCAGTGCGGCTTGGGAGGACTTCAAGTTCGGCATCGAACACTTTGCCGACATAGACCGGCTGGCGATGGTCGGAGACCGGCAGTGGCAGCACTGCATGGCGATTTTCTGCAAGCCGTTCACAAAAGCGATGGTCCGATACTTCGAACAGGCCGACGCCGCCGAAGCGCAAAAGTGGTTGAACGACGCGTAA
- a CDS encoding TRL-like family protein, whose amino-acid sequence MTWDQIKDQSVAPKEQVGVNWKVDRSNTLDRATGQKRVPMRTFLALGMMGLVVVLNGCMIVDSPIKGVLGTEVIWGDIATSESSTPAGTLKEGKACAESILGLLARGDASVRAAKENGNIKEVTSVDHSARNLLNVVGEWCTIVRGR is encoded by the coding sequence ATGACTTGGGATCAAATTAAAGACCAATCGGTAGCGCCAAAAGAGCAAGTAGGGGTGAATTGGAAAGTCGATCGAAGCAATACACTCGACCGAGCCACAGGGCAAAAGCGAGTGCCCATGAGAACATTCCTGGCACTTGGCATGATGGGACTTGTAGTCGTTCTCAATGGGTGCATGATCGTCGATTCGCCGATCAAAGGTGTTTTGGGAACCGAGGTTATATGGGGCGACATAGCGACCAGTGAATCCTCCACCCCCGCCGGTACCTTGAAGGAGGGAAAAGCCTGCGCGGAATCCATTCTGGGCTTGCTGGCGCGCGGCGACGCCAGTGTCCGTGCGGCAAAGGAAAATGGCAACATCAAAGAGGTCACTTCGGTAGATCACTCGGCGAGAAACTTGCTCAACGTTGTCGGCGAATGGTGCACCATAGTGAGAGGCCGCTAA
- a CDS encoding polysaccharide deacetylase family protein produces MSEEDTELNETFKTRVTLKAIIWLVPVLASLMTGCMTGFDASYPRGQASTESAEFMLSFDDGPLPDKTERVLAILATLKAIDGTPIKAGFFLLADAPDEFWQRRIYYAPYEFWTDKGSIAKYPDIARRIKLAGHVIGNHSTHHAWFRWPWLDTPEAVLGEFTEWEAISKRVLGESNIRLFRPPYFILNTSVRETAVRLGYQIVMGESVGDTIPGMTVEGIKQKTQTILAAWSKPYPCVLIFHDSRPTTYQHLDEIVSYLQQLGFRLVHFDPKRL; encoded by the coding sequence ATGAGCGAGGAAGATACTGAATTGAACGAAACTTTTAAAACCAGGGTAACCCTGAAGGCGATTATTTGGCTTGTTCCCGTGCTTGCCAGCCTTATGACAGGTTGCATGACCGGGTTTGATGCCAGCTATCCGCGTGGACAAGCCTCGACGGAAAGTGCCGAGTTTATGCTTAGCTTTGATGATGGGCCGCTGCCCGATAAAACCGAGCGAGTGCTGGCTATCTTGGCCACACTCAAGGCCATTGATGGCACACCGATAAAAGCCGGTTTTTTTTTGTTGGCCGATGCGCCCGATGAATTTTGGCAACGGCGGATTTATTACGCACCCTACGAATTTTGGACCGACAAGGGCAGTATCGCAAAATACCCGGATATTGCCCGACGAATCAAGCTGGCCGGGCATGTTATCGGTAATCATTCGACGCATCACGCATGGTTCCGATGGCCTTGGCTGGATACGCCGGAGGCCGTGCTTGGCGAATTTACCGAGTGGGAAGCCATTTCTAAACGGGTTTTAGGCGAATCAAACATACGGCTATTTCGACCGCCATATTTTATTCTCAACACATCTGTGCGTGAAACAGCAGTCCGATTAGGTTATCAGATCGTTATGGGGGAGTCGGTAGGCGATACAATACCGGGTATGACGGTCGAAGGGATTAAGCAAAAGACTCAAACCATTCTGGCCGCATGGAGCAAGCCTTACCCCTGCGTATTAATATTCCACGATAGCCGTCCCACCACCTACCAACATCTCGACGAAATTGTCAGCTATCTGCAGCAACTGGGTTTCCGGCTTGTACATTTTGATCCCAAGCGCTTGTGA
- a CDS encoding plasma-membrane proton-efflux P-type ATPase, translated as MKPNTDQPKAKEQKPDAKEDLKSLPMPELQAKLGASPNGLSQAEAQKRLIEYGPNEIEEKKSNAFLKFLSYFWGPIPWMIEAAVILSAVAQHWPDFGIILLLLMANAVVGFWEEHQAGNAIAALKAKLAVKTQVKRDGEWTNPEARDLVPGDIIHLRLGDIVPADARLLEGDPIEVDQSALTGESLPVNHQCGEAVFSGSIIRTGEIDALVYATGKDTYFGKTAQLVQGAQTASHFQRAVLKIGNYLIILAVTLIAVIITVALFRGDPILTTLQFALVLTVAAIPVAMPTVLSVTMAVGARLLAKEEAIVTRLAAIEELAGVDILCADKTGTLTQNKLTLGDPFSVNGIPADQVILNAALASRADNQDTIDLAVLGGLNNDLSALQDYQVLHFQPFDPVHKRTEATVKGTDGKEFKVTKGAPQVILELASNAGEVKSAAVDKAVNEFAARGFRSLGVARADQEGQWQFLGVLPLFDPPREEARATIATAREMGVKVKMVTGDALAIAQETAKKLGLGANILDAGGFGDTKHHETEQLAESIEKADGFAQVFPEHKFHIIDVLKKRGHIVGMTGDGVNDAPALKKADCGIAVSGATDAARAAASIVLMTTGLSVIIDAIKESRKIFQRMNSYAIYRIAETLRVLLFMTLAILIFNFYPLTAVMIVMLALLNDGAILSIAYDNVHYKDKPEAWNMHMVLGVSTVLGIIGPVAAFGLFYLGERVYHLDREHIQTLMYLMLSVAGHLTIFLTRTRGPFWSIRPAPILLLAVCGTQLVATLIAVYGVFMTPLGWGWAAFVWGYALVWFLVNDGVKILAYRVFDPTAAPLLDKKAVVVTPQQIADRAYELYEQRGRSEGRADQDWLQAEREIRKG; from the coding sequence ATGAAACCAAATACCGACCAGCCCAAGGCTAAAGAACAAAAGCCTGATGCAAAGGAAGACCTGAAATCCTTGCCCATGCCGGAACTACAGGCAAAATTGGGGGCGTCGCCGAATGGCCTGAGTCAGGCCGAGGCGCAGAAACGCTTGATCGAATATGGGCCAAATGAGATTGAAGAAAAGAAATCCAATGCCTTTCTGAAATTCCTCAGTTATTTTTGGGGCCCAATCCCGTGGATGATCGAAGCGGCCGTGATCCTTTCAGCGGTAGCTCAACATTGGCCGGACTTTGGCATCATCCTGCTTCTGCTTATGGCCAACGCCGTGGTCGGATTTTGGGAAGAACACCAGGCGGGCAACGCCATCGCCGCGCTGAAGGCCAAGCTGGCAGTCAAGACGCAGGTGAAACGTGATGGGGAATGGACAAACCCGGAAGCGCGCGATTTGGTGCCGGGCGACATCATCCATCTGCGTCTGGGCGACATCGTGCCGGCGGATGCCCGCTTGCTGGAGGGTGATCCCATAGAAGTGGATCAGTCTGCGCTGACAGGTGAATCTTTGCCCGTCAACCACCAATGCGGCGAGGCAGTGTTCTCGGGTTCGATCATTCGCACGGGTGAAATCGATGCGCTGGTGTACGCCACGGGTAAGGACACTTACTTCGGCAAAACCGCGCAACTGGTGCAGGGAGCGCAGACAGCCAGCCATTTCCAACGCGCCGTGTTGAAAATCGGCAATTACCTGATTATCCTCGCGGTGACTCTGATAGCGGTGATTATTACTGTCGCGCTGTTCCGTGGCGATCCTATTCTCACAACCTTGCAGTTCGCCTTAGTGCTGACCGTGGCCGCGATTCCGGTGGCGATGCCGACAGTGCTGTCTGTGACCATGGCGGTCGGCGCGCGCCTGCTGGCCAAAGAAGAGGCGATTGTGACTCGGTTGGCGGCCATCGAGGAATTGGCGGGCGTGGATATACTGTGCGCGGATAAGACCGGCACCTTGACCCAGAACAAACTGACGCTGGGCGATCCATTCAGCGTGAACGGCATCCCTGCCGACCAAGTCATCCTCAACGCCGCGCTGGCGTCACGGGCGGACAACCAGGATACCATCGACCTGGCTGTGCTGGGCGGACTGAACAACGATCTGTCCGCCTTGCAGGATTATCAGGTGCTTCATTTCCAGCCGTTCGACCCGGTGCATAAGCGCACCGAAGCCACGGTCAAGGGCACGGACGGAAAGGAGTTTAAGGTGACCAAGGGTGCGCCGCAAGTGATCCTGGAGTTGGCTTCCAACGCCGGTGAGGTCAAGTCCGCCGCCGTCGACAAGGCCGTCAACGAGTTCGCGGCGCGCGGCTTTCGTTCCTTGGGCGTGGCTCGGGCTGATCAGGAAGGCCAATGGCAGTTTCTCGGCGTGTTGCCCCTGTTCGACCCGCCACGGGAAGAAGCCAGGGCAACCATCGCGACCGCGCGCGAGATGGGCGTGAAGGTCAAGATGGTGACGGGCGATGCACTGGCCATTGCCCAGGAAACCGCCAAGAAACTAGGGCTGGGGGCCAATATCCTCGATGCCGGCGGTTTCGGCGACACCAAGCATCACGAGACGGAGCAGTTGGCGGAGTCCATCGAGAAAGCTGATGGTTTCGCTCAGGTGTTCCCCGAACACAAGTTCCACATTATTGATGTCCTGAAAAAACGTGGTCATATCGTCGGCATGACGGGCGATGGGGTGAACGACGCCCCCGCGCTGAAGAAGGCCGACTGCGGCATCGCCGTTTCCGGTGCAACGGACGCGGCGCGCGCGGCGGCCTCCATCGTGCTGATGACGACGGGTTTGTCGGTGATCATCGACGCGATCAAGGAGAGCCGGAAAATCTTCCAGCGCATGAACAGCTACGCGATCTACCGCATCGCCGAGACACTGCGCGTACTGTTATTCATGACCTTGGCGATCCTGATCTTTAACTTTTATCCATTGACGGCGGTGATGATCGTGATGCTGGCCTTGCTCAACGATGGCGCCATTCTATCCATTGCCTATGACAACGTGCATTACAAAGACAAGCCCGAGGCCTGGAACATGCACATGGTGCTGGGCGTGTCTACGGTGTTGGGCATCATCGGCCCCGTCGCTGCGTTTGGTTTGTTTTACCTCGGCGAACGTGTCTATCACCTGGATCGTGAGCACATCCAAACCCTGATGTATTTGATGCTGTCCGTGGCGGGACATTTGACGATTTTCCTGACACGCACACGCGGTCCGTTCTGGTCGATACGCCCCGCGCCGATTTTGCTACTGGCGGTGTGCGGCACACAACTGGTGGCGACCTTGATCGCGGTGTATGGGGTGTTTATGACGCCGCTCGGCTGGGGTTGGGCAGCGTTCGTCTGGGGCTATGCGCTGGTATGGTTCCTGGTGAATGACGGCGTGAAAATACTGGCCTATCGGGTGTTCGATCCGACTGCCGCCCCCCTGTTGGACAAGAAAGCTGTCGTTGTGACGCCGCAGCAGATCGCTGATCGAGCCTATGAACTCTACGAGCAGCGCGGCCGCAGCGAAGGCCGCGCGGATCAGGACTGGCTCCAGGCGGAGCGGGAGATTCGGAAAGGATAG
- a CDS encoding ADP-polyphosphate phosphotransferase, giving the protein MNINVKDFQVPEGEKVKLDQWPTRVEPVYKSKKKYHKILEEHVDELSTLQRLHYASNRYAVLLIFQAMDAAGKDGAIRHVMSGVNPQGCQVFSFKHPSATELDHDFLWRTSQCLPERGRIGIFNRSYYEEVLIARVHPEILCSQGLPDEVLNKKTIWKERYRSIVDLENHLYRNGTRIIKFFLHLSEEEQRKRFLDRIDEPEKNWKFSVADIEERGFWKQYMQAYEACLSATSTKNAPWYVVPADDKRNTRLIISQIVLDTFKALNMSYPETSSKRQQELQVIRKLLEKQG; this is encoded by the coding sequence ATGAACATTAATGTCAAAGACTTCCAGGTGCCGGAAGGCGAAAAGGTCAAACTCGACCAGTGGCCGACGCGGGTGGAACCTGTTTACAAATCCAAGAAGAAGTACCACAAAATTCTCGAAGAACACGTAGATGAGCTAAGCACGCTGCAACGTCTTCACTACGCCTCCAACCGATATGCCGTATTACTGATTTTTCAGGCGATGGACGCCGCCGGCAAGGACGGCGCCATCCGGCATGTCATGTCCGGGGTCAATCCACAAGGTTGCCAGGTGTTCAGCTTTAAACATCCGAGCGCTACGGAACTGGATCACGATTTTTTGTGGCGCACCTCCCAGTGTTTGCCGGAACGCGGCCGCATCGGCATCTTTAACCGATCCTATTATGAGGAGGTGTTGATCGCTCGTGTGCATCCGGAAATCCTGTGCAGCCAAGGCTTGCCGGATGAAGTGCTGAATAAAAAAACCATCTGGAAGGAGCGATACCGTTCTATCGTCGACTTGGAGAATCATCTTTATCGCAACGGCACCCGCATCATCAAGTTTTTCCTTCACCTATCCGAGGAAGAGCAGCGCAAGCGCTTTCTGGATCGCATCGACGAGCCGGAAAAAAACTGGAAATTCAGTGTTGCCGACATAGAGGAAAGGGGCTTCTGGAAACAGTACATGCAAGCCTACGAGGCTTGCCTGAGTGCAACGAGTACCAAAAACGCGCCCTGGTATGTGGTGCCAGCCGACGACAAGAGGAACACCCGGCTGATTATTTCCCAGATTGTTCTCGATACTTTTAAGGCGCTGAACATGAGCTACCCCGAAACCTCCTCAAAGCGCCAGCAGGAATTGCAGGTTATCCGCAAGCTGCTTGAGAAGCAAGGTTGA
- a CDS encoding lipid A biosynthesis acyltransferase, protein MKQAWLELPERSNLFWLNTINWISLRLGRWLSCLLLYPITAYFVIFSFRTRAASRAYLRRVLGRECGWTEVFRHYHTFANTLLDRLYIFAGQDQQLDISMNGVEILDSYVRSGRGCLLVGAHLGSFEIARAVGVLGSGYRIKALVYGEGTPRITEMYRKLNPSLFKDIIYMGSGTESLVGLDQHARQGGIIALLGDRSVRASKRIRCEFFGEQAWFPEAPALLSRILDIPLVLFFCLHLGNGRYEIRFEHLADPPHVGRYRRAAAVHDIMQRYANRLEHYCKLAPYNWFNFYDFWQSDE, encoded by the coding sequence ATGAAACAGGCCTGGCTAGAATTGCCGGAGCGGAGCAATCTGTTCTGGTTAAATACCATCAACTGGATCTCCCTGCGGCTCGGGCGATGGCTATCCTGCCTGCTGCTATACCCGATCACAGCCTATTTCGTTATATTCTCATTCCGTACCCGCGCCGCCTCCCGTGCCTATCTGCGGCGTGTTTTGGGCCGTGAATGCGGCTGGACCGAGGTATTTCGACATTACCATACCTTCGCCAACACGCTATTGGATAGGCTCTACATCTTTGCCGGGCAAGACCAGCAACTCGACATCAGTATGAACGGTGTGGAGATATTGGATAGTTACGTGCGCTCGGGGCGCGGTTGCCTGCTGGTAGGCGCCCATCTCGGCAGCTTCGAGATTGCTCGGGCGGTGGGAGTTCTAGGGAGCGGATATCGTATCAAGGCTCTGGTTTACGGAGAGGGTACGCCTCGCATTACCGAGATGTACCGGAAACTGAACCCGTCGCTGTTCAAAGATATAATCTACATGGGCAGCGGGACGGAATCCTTGGTTGGACTCGACCAGCATGCGCGTCAAGGTGGCATTATCGCACTACTTGGAGACCGCAGTGTGCGCGCCAGCAAACGGATTCGCTGCGAATTTTTTGGCGAACAGGCTTGGTTCCCCGAGGCGCCAGCCCTTTTATCGCGCATTCTCGACATCCCGCTAGTTTTGTTCTTTTGCCTGCACCTAGGCAATGGGCGCTACGAGATCAGATTCGAACATCTGGCCGATCCGCCGCACGTCGGACGATACCGGCGTGCGGCTGCCGTCCATGACATCATGCAGCGCTATGCCAACCGCTTAGAACATTACTGCAAACTGGCACCTTATAACTGGTTCAATTTTTATGATTTCTGGCAGTCGGACGAATAG